One genomic region from Strix uralensis isolate ZFMK-TIS-50842 chromosome 5, bStrUra1, whole genome shotgun sequence encodes:
- the LOC141944177 gene encoding putative DBH-like monooxygenase protein 2: MTVLFSRIKSTLFLLFLPCFCSGQPAPPLLRFSIFLDPSNMVYLRWDHDKQELMMFELQVLTTGWVAFGFSPHGELPGSDIVIGGVFPNGSIYFSDCHVAGETTLEEDESQDYQLLSVTENKTSTTMLFKRHLRTCDPNDLDIIVDTARLIAAFGTDDTVQFFKGQRFSKSLFLMRYRGPSESTDPKIFFTYDLRLDNFAVPAEETKYACTFIPLPMVRQKHHIYKFEPVITPHNITLVHHILVYACGNASVLPNGIDDCYGANPDFALCSQVLVGWAVGGESYQFPDEAAVSIGTPWDPQYIRLEIHYSNFDLLPGLIDSSGVRIYYTPELRKYDVGVLQTGIFPFPVHFIPPGAESYRSYSLCNSSQFDEMNGMLVPDLHVFAYLLHTHLSGRGVKAAQYRNGEQLRIICEDNKYDFRLQEIRDMKEILIIKPGDEILVECNFQTLDRSGITFGGPSTMNEMCLTFLFYYPRNNISSCMGYPDILYIAHVLKQEASDAVEAMMAMDFVDWDNDTVKIAEKAAKEADQVVMIKAINEL; this comes from the exons ATGACAGTTCTCTTCTCAAGAATCAAGAGTACGCTCTTCCTCTTGTTCCTCCCATGCTTTTGTTCTGGTCAGCCTGCACCTCCACTGCTGCGTTTCTCCATCTTCCTGGATCCTTCAAACATGGTCTACCTCCGCTGGGACCATGACAAACAGGAGCTGATGATGTTTGAGCTGCAGGTCCTTACAACTGGCTGGGTGGCATTTGGATTCAGCCCTCATGGAGAGTTGCCTGGATCTGACATTGTGATAGGAGGTGTCTTCCCAAATGGCAGTATCTACTTCTCT GATTGTCATGTGGCAGGTGAGACAACACTTGAGGAAGATGAGAGCCAGGACTACCAACTGCTGTCAGTGACAGAGAATAAGACCTCCACCACCATGCTGTTCAAACGCCACCTCCGGACATGCGACCCAAATGACCTGGATATCATA GTGGACACAGCACGCCTCATTGCTGCATTTGGCACAGATGACACAGTCCAATTCTTTAAAGGCCAAAGATTTTCCAAATCTCTTTTCTTGATGAGGTACAGAGGCCCATCTGAGTCAACTGACCCCAAAATATTCTTCACCTATGACCTGAGGCTGGACAAT tttgcTGTTCCAGCTGAAGAAACCAAGTATGCCTGTACCTTTATCCCTCTGCCCATGGTCAGGCAGAAACACCATATCTACAAG TTTGAACCTGTCATAACACCCCACAACATAACCTTGGTTCATCATATTCTTGTTTATGCCTGTGGCAATGCCAGCGTGCTACCCAATGGCATAGATGATTGCTATGGAGCCAATCCAGATTTTGCTCTGTGCTCTCAGGTGCTCGTGGGCTGGGCTGTTGGAGGAGAG TCTTATCAATTTCCAGATGAAGCTGCGGTTTCCATAGGGACACCTTGGGACCCTCAGTACATCCGACTAGAAATCCATTACAGCAATTTTGACTTGTTACCAG gcTTGATCGACAGCTCAGGGGTCCGAATCTACTATACTCCAGAGCTACGGAAATATGATGTGGGGGTTCTGCAAACAGGCATCTTCCCTTTCCCTGTGCATTTCATTCCTCCTGGAGCAGAATCCTATAGATCTTACAGCCTTTGCAATTCCAGCCAGTTTGATGAA ATGAATGGGATGCTGGTTCCAGATCTCCATGTCTTTGCCTACCTGCTTCACACCCACCTGTCTGGCAGAGGAGTGAAAGCTGCTCAATACCG AAATGGTGAGCAGCTGAGGATCATCTGTGAAGACAATAAATATGACTTCAGACTGCAGGAGATACGGGACATGAAGGAAATCCTCATAATCAAACCA GGGGATGAGATCCTGGTAGAATGCAACTTTCAGACACTGGATCGGTCAGGGATTACCTTT GGTGGGCCGAGCACCATGAATGAGATGTGTCTCACATTCCTCTTCTACTACCCTCGTAACAACATCTCCAGTTGTATGGGCTACCCTGATATTTTGTACATTGCACATGTACTCAAGCAGGAGGCCTCAGA TGCAGTGGAAGCAATGATGGCCATGGACTTTGTTGACTGGGACAATGATACTGTCAAAATTGCAGAGAAAGCAGCCAAGGAGGCAGATCAAGTAGTCATGATTAAAGCCATTAAT GAACTCTAA